In Pseudomonadota bacterium, a single window of DNA contains:
- a CDS encoding tetratricopeptide repeat protein, whose translation MSAARPSKFSQAVKAYRAGKLASARKLLAKQLKHTPNNADALHLAGIVERELQNHEDAIALLRRAARLRADMPAVHANLGAALHDAGEHDGAQASYRKALALDQSYVVAINGLAVTLGAAGDSQAAVKLLRKAIETAPTFAQAHHNLAVQLHARDEIDEALQYACAAQEMLPNNPEVLEHYGELCRVRNQPSKATAVLDRAIELSPGRLKSRWLKMHTFPLVFQNEAQVQEHHGRWRAELKRFDKALRLQSRRGVDEAVEAVSSATNFFAHYLDRLTLQDQTDYGRVLTKVAHKRYPAHARRRDLRPRPSNEPIRVGFVSSFFRKHSVAKSHASWIRWLHADQFEVSVFYLGTIVDSTTQSIREHCTAFEMLGGVAADEVIHRIDKGKLDVLIYLDIGMTPLLNVVAPLQLAPVQCTTWGHPITSGLASIDYYLSSELMEAEDAARSYSETLITLPSLSVSYPQPHIDDAGERELELPQRGDGVTFLCSQSLFKLLPENDRVFANIAKALGTCQFYFIAALGEYQKIEFSKRLATAFSAQGLSFEDYVTVLDRLDHGAFLSLNKQVDIVLDSLHWSGFNSTMEALACGRVVLTVKGHTMRANHTSACLAMLGMDELVAIDAEALEAKAVELARSEEKLAELEGCIVANKEALFEDSAPLHELSRFLRQVASPKPGDSNTLVDQTSDVSLTQDAPR comes from the coding sequence GTGAGTGCGGCTCGTCCGAGCAAATTTTCTCAGGCGGTGAAGGCCTACCGAGCAGGCAAGCTCGCCAGCGCCAGGAAGTTGCTGGCGAAGCAGCTCAAGCACACGCCGAACAATGCGGACGCACTGCACCTGGCAGGCATCGTCGAGCGCGAACTCCAAAACCACGAGGATGCGATCGCACTGCTGCGAAGAGCTGCACGCCTGCGGGCAGACATGCCGGCGGTGCACGCCAACCTTGGCGCCGCGCTGCACGATGCCGGTGAGCACGATGGTGCACAGGCCAGCTATCGAAAAGCGTTAGCTCTCGATCAGAGCTACGTGGTGGCCATCAACGGCCTGGCGGTTACCCTCGGCGCCGCGGGAGATTCTCAGGCAGCTGTCAAGCTGCTGCGCAAGGCGATCGAGACTGCACCTACCTTCGCTCAGGCGCACCACAATCTCGCCGTGCAGCTTCATGCCAGAGACGAGATTGACGAGGCGTTGCAATACGCGTGCGCCGCGCAGGAGATGCTCCCCAACAACCCGGAAGTCTTGGAGCACTACGGGGAGCTGTGTCGAGTCCGAAATCAGCCCTCGAAAGCGACGGCAGTATTGGATCGCGCAATTGAGTTGTCGCCCGGGCGACTGAAGTCTCGTTGGCTAAAGATGCACACCTTCCCATTGGTGTTCCAGAACGAAGCACAAGTGCAAGAGCACCATGGGCGATGGCGTGCAGAGCTGAAGCGGTTCGACAAAGCGCTCCGGCTCCAAAGCAGGCGGGGCGTGGACGAAGCCGTCGAGGCGGTCAGTAGCGCGACAAACTTCTTTGCTCACTATCTCGACCGTCTGACGTTGCAGGACCAAACTGACTACGGTCGGGTGTTGACCAAAGTCGCCCACAAGCGCTACCCGGCGCATGCTCGACGCCGAGACCTCAGGCCGCGACCCTCAAATGAGCCCATTCGCGTGGGCTTCGTCTCTTCCTTCTTTCGCAAGCACTCCGTCGCAAAGAGCCATGCCAGCTGGATAAGGTGGTTGCACGCGGATCAGTTCGAGGTAAGCGTCTTCTACCTGGGGACGATTGTCGACTCGACCACGCAGAGCATTCGCGAGCATTGCACTGCTTTCGAGATGCTGGGGGGAGTCGCGGCAGATGAGGTCATTCACCGAATCGATAAAGGCAAGCTCGATGTACTCATCTACTTGGATATCGGGATGACGCCCCTCCTCAATGTGGTGGCCCCCCTGCAGCTGGCACCGGTGCAATGCACCACTTGGGGCCACCCCATCACCTCCGGCTTGGCGAGTATCGACTACTACCTCTCGAGCGAGTTGATGGAGGCGGAAGACGCCGCGCGATCGTACAGCGAGACACTCATCACCTTGCCGAGCCTCTCGGTGAGCTATCCGCAGCCGCATATAGATGACGCAGGCGAGCGGGAGCTGGAGTTACCACAGCGGGGCGACGGGGTAACGTTTCTCTGCTCGCAGAGTCTCTTTAAGTTACTTCCGGAAAACGACCGAGTGTTTGCAAACATCGCTAAGGCGCTAGGTACTTGCCAGTTCTACTTTATCGCAGCGCTAGGTGAGTATCAGAAGATAGAGTTCTCAAAGCGCCTAGCGACGGCGTTCTCCGCGCAAGGGCTGTCCTTCGAGGACTACGTAACTGTCCTCGATCGCTTGGACCATGGAGCGTTCCTGTCACTGAACAAGCAAGTCGATATCGTGCTCGACTCGCTGCACTGGTCAGGATTCAACTCGACGATGGAGGCATTGGCATGCGGCCGGGTGGTGCTCACCGTGAAGGGGCACACGATGAGAGCCAACCACACGTCCGCGTGCCTTGCGATGCTCGGCATGGACGAGCTGGTGGCTATTGACGCCGAAGCCCTTGAAGCA